A stretch of DNA from Thalassospiraceae bacterium LMO-SO8:
AAAGACCGTGATAACGCGCAATAGCGGCGCGGGACGGGACAAGAAATTGATCATGTTTAACGCTTCTCTGGGCCGTGCCCCTGACCGTAAGGGGCGGTGCGGTCAAAAAAGGTTCAAAATTGAACCAATAATCCTATTGTTTCACCAAAGAGCATTGATATTGTTCATTTTTTTATCTTTGTTAAATTCATGTTAACCATCATACTCATGGGATGCAATATGGCCTTTGGTATGTGAGGACGAATTGCCCGATATGTTTAAACGCCCCGCGCGACCGGGTTTCGCCATTCGCCGGCGGGGCTCATGACCGGCGTTTCGCGGCGTGCGGGGTTGGCGTTTTGCGTGGTCGCCGCGGCGACCTTTGGTCGGCCCGGTTACGGTGTCGCCCAGTCCGCGACGACGGCGTCCGACCCGACGCAGATTGAACAGCGCATCGATGATCAGCAGCCGCGCCGGCCCCAGACATTGCAGCCGCATCTCGAGGTTTTACCGCCCTCCCAGATCACGCCGATCAAGGATACGTTCTCGTTCGTGCTCAGCGCCGTCGTCATCGATGGCGCGACGGCCTTTACGCGGGCATCCCTGGCGCCGCTATACGGCAAGTACCTCGCCCGCAAGGTGACGGAGGTCGAGGTTCAGGAAATTGCCCGGTCGATCACCCAGGCGTACCACGACGCCGGCTACGTTTTTTCACAGGCCGACGTTCCGGCGCAGGATGTTTTGGCCGGCGTACTGAAGATCCGCGTCACCGAAGGGCATGTCGCGCGCATCGATTACGGTGGCACAGGCCGAGAAGGCGGAATCATCGCGTCCTATATGGCGCCGGTTCTGGCGGAAAAGCCCGTGCGTCTGGAAACCATCGAACGCGCCATGCTGCTCGTCAACGACCTTCCCGGCGTCACCGTCGCCGATGCCAGCGTCGGCGATGGCGATGAGCCGGCCGCCAAGGTTCTGAACCTCGTGTTGGAGGAAACCGGGGTCAACGCGGATCTCTATGTCGATAACCGGGGCACGCCGTCGTCGGGACGTCTGCAAACTTGGGCCTCGGCCTCGGCCAACGGGCTGCTCGCCATGGGTGACAGGCTACAGTTCGGTTTGTTCACCATCCCCGACGCCCCCCGCGAACTGCTTTATGGCCAGGTGAAATGGTCACGGCCCTTGGGCGGCTGGGGCACCGTCGGCGAAGTAACGCTGTCGGGCAGCAAGGTCGATGCCGGCGACAGCCTGGCCGCCAGCGAAACGGAATCGGACAGCCGGCGCATGCAACTGTCCCTGCGCCATCCGATCCTGCGAACCCGCCAGGACAGTCTGTGGGCGAGCGGCGAGTTCGATATCTACAACGTGAACGAAGATACGCTCGGCGCGACCAGTTACGAGGACCGGAACCGTACGGCCCGGCTCGGTCTGGAGTATTATCGCGCGAAGCTTCTCAACGGGGATTTCTACGCCAAGGCCGTCTACGCCCGCGGTCTGGACATCCTGGGCGCATCCAACCCCGGTAGCGGTCAGTTGTCGCGATCCGACGGTAAGGCGACCTTCGACAAGGTGACAATCGAGATTCGCCGCATGCAAAAGCTGTGGGGCGGCTTCGGCCTTTATGCGCAGGCCAAGGGCCAATGGGCCAATCAACCGCTTCTGACGGCGGCGGAATTCTCTCTTGGCGGCAGTCAATATGGCCGTGCCTACGATTATGGCGAGCTTGTCGGCGACCGGGGCGCCGCGGGGGCGCTGGAACTGCGTTACACCGGCAAAAATCCTGCCGACTGGATCGACAGTTTCGACGTCTACGCGTTCTATGACGGCGGTTTCGTGTGGAACGAGGGCGTCGGCCGTCAGGCGCTGACGTCGGCCGGGATCGGGGTGCGGGGAAGCTTCGCCAAGGGCTTCTATGCCGATATGCAGGTGGCCAAGCCGCTTAACCACGAAGTCTCGACCGAGGCCGACAAGGATTTGCGGGTTTTGTTCTCGCTGGGGGCGGGGCTCTAGTAGAGGGGCCTCTTACTCGAACCCGGGCGCCGGCGGCCGGCGTGCCTCGCGCGAAGGAATATGGCGCATGAAAAAAGCGCCGCAAACCGCGGCGCTTTTTTTAACTCGGTGAAGACCAGATCAGCCGGCTGCGGCGATCATCGCCTCGGCGACTTTCACTTCGCCTTCGGCGACGGATTTCGCCTTGGCGTCACCGGCGTCGGCGAGGGCCTTCTGTGCGTCTTGCAGGCGCTGGCTGGCGGCCGCCTTGTCGATGTCGGCGACGGCCGTCGCTTCTTCGACCAGGACCGTGCAGGTGTCCGGATTGACTTCGACGAACCCGCCGGCGACGAAGATGCGATTGGTCACCTTGCCGCCTTCGTGGATGTCGATGACGCCGGGGCGCACGGTGCCGATCAGCAGCGAGTGGCCGGGCAGGACACCCAGGTCGCCCTCGCCGCCGGGGACGACGACCATCTCCACGGCCTGCGACGCCACCAGTTTTGTCGGCGAAACCAGATCGAATTGGATCGTATCGGCCATTTATCGGATGTCCTTTGTCAGCACCTGGTCCTTAGGCCGCTTCCGCCGCCATGCGTTTGGCCTTCTCGATGGCTTCGTCGATGGTGCCGACCATGTAGAACGCCGCTTCCGGCAGGTGGTCGTACTCGCCGCTGACGATGCCCTTGAAGCCCTTGATGGTGTCTTCGAGCGGCACCAGAACGCCCGGCGTGCCGGTGAACACTTCGGCGACGTGGAAGGGCTGGCTGAGGAAGCGCTGGATCTTGCGGGCGCGGGCGACCGTCAGCTTGTCTTCTTCCGACAGTTCGTCCATGCCCAGGATCGCGATGATGTCCTGCAAGGACTTGTAGGTCTGCAGGGTCTGCTGAACGCTGGTGGCGACGCCGTAGTGCTCTTCACCGATGATGCGCGGATCGAGGATGCGCGAGGTCGAATCGAGCGGATCGACGGCCGGATAGATGCCCAGTTCCGCGATCTGGCGCGACAGCACCGTGGTCGCATCCAGGTGCGCGAAGGACGTCGCGGGCGCGGGGTCGGTCAAATCGTCGGCCGGCACGTAAATGGCCTGCACGGACGTGATCGAGCCCTTCTTGGTCGAGGTGATGCGTTCCTGCAACGCGCCCATGTCAGTGGCCAGCGTCGGCTGATAACCCACGGCCGAGGGAATGCGGCCCAACAGCGCCGACACTTCCGAGCCGGCCTGGGTGAAGCGGAAGATGTTATCGATGAACAGCAGCACGTCCTGGCCTTCCTCGTCGCGGAAGTATTCCGCCTGGGTCAGGCCGGTGAGCGCGACGCGGGAGCGGGCCCCCGGGGGTTCGTTCATCTGACCGTAGACGAGAGCGGCCTTGGAATTGCCGCCTTCCAGGTCGATAACGCCCGATTCGATCATTTCGTGGTACAGGTCGTTGCCTTCGCGGGTACGTTCACCGACGCCGGCAAACACGGAATAACCGCCGTGGCCCTTGGCGACGTTGTTGATCAGTTCCATGATCAGCACCGTCTTGCCCACGCCGGCGCCGCCGAACAGGCCGATCTTACCACCCTTGGAGTAGGGCGCGATCAGGTCGACGACCTTGATGCCCGTGGTCAGAATTTCCGTTTCCGTCGACTGCTCGTGGAATTCCGGGGCCGAACGGTGGATCGGCATCTTCATCTTGGTGACGACGGGGCCACGTTCGTCCACGGGGTCGCCGATCACGTTCATGATGCGGCCGAGCGTTTCCGGCCCGACGGGAACGGTGATGCTGTCGCCGGTGTCGGTCACTTCGGTGCCGCGCTGCAGGCCGTCCGTGGTGTCCATGGCGACGGTGCGCACCGTGTTTTCACCCAGGTGCTGCGCCACTTCGAGGACCAGAACACGGTCGCCGAGCTTCACATGCAGGGCGTTCAGAATCGCGGGCAGGTCGCCCGAAAACTGTACGTCCACCACGGCGCCCAGAACCTGGGTCACCTTACCAACACTGTTCGTAGCCATAGTCTTCTAGCTCCCGTTAAACGGACATTCTAAAGCGCTTCCGCGCCAGAGATGATTTCGATGAGTTCTTTGGTGATGAATGCCTGGCGTGTCCGGTTGTAGGTCAGCGTCAGGTTGTTGATCATGTCGCCGGCGTTGCGCGTGGCGCTGTCCATGGCGGTCATGCGCGCGCCGTGTTCCGAGGCCGAGCTTTCGAGGAACGCCTGGAACAGTTGCACCGCGAGGTTGCGGGGCAGCAAGTCGGCGAGGATTTCCTGTTCTTCCGGTTCGTACAGATAGACCGGGGACGGGCCGTTGGTCTTTTCCTCGTCGCCGCCTTCCGGCAGTTGGAAGGGAATGACCTGCTGTTTGGTGATGATCTGGGTCATCGCCGACTGGAAGCGGTTGAAGATCACGGTGCAGACGTCGAATTCGCCCGCCTCGAACATGTCGGTGACTTTCTTGGCCACGGCTTCGGCCTCGTCGTATTTGACGCCGCGCCGGCCGATGCCTTCGAAGGTGTCGACGATGTCGGCCGCCATGTCACGCTTCAGAAGATCGCGCGCCTTCTTGCCGACACAGATGATTTTCACCGTCTTGCCGTCGGCTTTCAGACGGCGGGCCGTGTTGCGGGTTTCACGCACGATGGTGCCGTTGAAACCGCCGCACAGACCGCGGTCGGCGGTGCAGGCGACGAGAAGATGGACATCCGACGCCCCGGTGCCGGACAGCATCCGGGGAGCCCCCGTGGGGTCGCCGATCGAGACGCCGATGGCGGCCACCATGCCCTCCATGCGCTGGGCATAGGGGCGGGCGGCCTCGGCACCTTCCTGGGCACGGCGCAGCTTCGCCGCCGCCACCATCTTCATGGCCGATGTGATCTTCTGCGTCGACTTGACGCTGTTGATCCGGATTTTCAGATCCTTAAGCGAAGGCATGAAAGCGCTTTCCCCGTTTGTCCGTCAGGTTGGGCTGATGACCGATCCCGACGCTTAGGCTGCGAAGGACTTGGTGAAGTCGTCCAGGAACTTCGACAGCTTCTCGGTGGTGTCGTCGCTGAGCGCCTTTTCCTTGGTGATGGTCGCCAGGAGGTCGGCACCCTTGTCGCGGGCCGCGTCGAGCAGACGGCGTTCGTAGGTCGTGATGTCGCCGACGGCGATCTTATCCGCATAGCCCTTCACGCCGGCGAAGATCACGACGACCTGTTCGGCGACGGTCAGCGGCGAATACTGCGGCTGCTTCAGAAGCTCGGTCAGGCGCGCGCCGCGGGCCAGCAGCTTCTGCGTGGACGGGTCCAGGTCCGACGCGAACTGGGCGAAGGCCGCCATTTCGCGGTACTGGGCCAGTTCCAGCTTGATCGAGCCGGCGACCTGTTTCATGGCCTTGGTCTGGGCGGCGGAACCGACGCGCGACACCGACAGGCCGACGTTCACGGCCGGGCGGATGCCCTTATAGAACAGTTCCGTTTCCAGGAAGATCTGGCCGTCGGTGATCGAAATCACGTTGGTCGGGATGTAGGCCGACACGTCGCCGGCCTGGGTTTCGATGACCGGCAGGGCGGTCAGCGAACCGGCGCCCAGTTCGTCGTTCATCTTGGCCGCGCGCTCAAGCAGGCGGGAGTGCAGATAGAAGACGTCGCCCGGATAGGCTTCGCGGCCCGGCGGGCGGCGCAGCAGCAGGGACATCTGGCGGTAGGCGACGGCCTGCTTGGACAGATCGTCATAGAAGATGACGGCATGCATGCCGTTGTCGCGGAAGTACTCGCCCATGGCGCAGCCCGTGTAGGGGGCCAGGAACTGCATCGGCGCCGGCTCAGAAGCCGTGGCGGCGACGACGATGGAATACTTCATGGCGTCGTAGTCTTCGAGGGTCTTGACCAGCTGGGCCACGGTGGACCGCTTCTGGCCGATGGCGACATAGACGCAGTACAGTTTTTCCGACTCGTCCTTGGCGTTCTCGTTGACCGACTTCTGGTTCAGGATGGTGTCGATGATGACGGCGGTCTTGCCGGTCTGACGGTCGCCGATGATCAGTTCGCGCTGGCCGCGGCCGACGGGGATCAGGCTGTCGATGGCCTTGAGGCCGGTCTGCACGGGCTCGTGCACCGATTTCCGGGGAATGATGCCGGGCGCCTTGACTTCGACCAGGGAGCGTTCGGTGGTCGCGATCTCGCCCTTGCCGTCGATCGGGTTGCCGAGGCCGTCAACGACGCGGCCCAGCAGGGCCTTGCCGACCGGCACGTCGACGATGTCGCCGGTGCGCTTGACGGTGTCGCCTTCTTTAATGTCCCGGTCGTCGCCGAAAATGACGATACCGACGTTGTCGGTTTCCAGGTTCAGCGCCATCCCTTTGATGCCGCCGGGGAATTCGACCATTTCGCCGGCCTGGACCTGGTCCAGACCGTAGACGCGGGCAATACCGTCACCGACGGACAGCACCTGGCCGACTTCCGCGACCTCGGCTTCCGAGCCGAAGTCGGCAATCTGTTTCTTGAGAATGGCGGAGATTTCCGCGGCGCGGATTTCCATTGTCGGGATCCCCTCTTATCGCATGCTTAAGCGAAGTTGCTGAAGTTTGGTTTTGATCGAGGAATCGATCATGCGTGAGCCGATTTTGACCACGAGGCCGCCCAGAAGGTCTTCGTCAACCCGGGCGTCCACGGCCACTTTCGTGCCCATGGCCTTTTTCAATCCATCCTCGATCGCTTGACGCTGCTTGTCGCTCAGCGCCTGGGCGGACGTGACCTCGGCGGTCATTTCACCCCGGTGCTGGGCCAAGATGCCTTGAAACTGCTTGATCATGGCGGTCAGCGCGAACAACCGGCGGTTCTGCGCGACGACGCCGACGAAATGCTTGGTCAGCTCGGAAATCCCGGCCTTGGTCAGGATCGCGTCCATGGCGGCGATCTGACTGTCGCGGGCGATGACGGGGGAGCGGATCAGGCGCGCCAGATCGGCGCTTTCATCGACCATGTCGCGGATCGCGGCCATATCCTGGGCGACCGTGTCCAGCTGCTTGTCGGCCGCGGCCAATTCGTAAAGGGCGGTCGCGTAGCGACCTGCAAGGCCGGAAGCGCCTGCGATATCCGATGACACCTGGGGAACCCCTTGATTAAGTTTTTTTTACGGACCCTGAGATGCCGGTTTCGGACAGGGATTGCGCCTAAAAAACAGCCGTAATCCCGCCAATTCCGGCGGGCCCCGCCTGGAAAGCGCGGCCAGTCCTACCACAGAGGTTTCGCGCATGCAACCAGA
This window harbors:
- a CDS encoding ShlB/FhaC/HecB family hemolysin secretion/activation protein; amino-acid sequence: MTGVSRRAGLAFCVVAAATFGRPGYGVAQSATTASDPTQIEQRIDDQQPRRPQTLQPHLEVLPPSQITPIKDTFSFVLSAVVIDGATAFTRASLAPLYGKYLARKVTEVEVQEIARSITQAYHDAGYVFSQADVPAQDVLAGVLKIRVTEGHVARIDYGGTGREGGIIASYMAPVLAEKPVRLETIERAMLLVNDLPGVTVADASVGDGDEPAAKVLNLVLEETGVNADLYVDNRGTPSSGRLQTWASASANGLLAMGDRLQFGLFTIPDAPRELLYGQVKWSRPLGGWGTVGEVTLSGSKVDAGDSLAASETESDSRRMQLSLRHPILRTRQDSLWASGEFDIYNVNEDTLGATSYEDRNRTARLGLEYYRAKLLNGDFYAKAVYARGLDILGASNPGSGQLSRSDGKATFDKVTIEIRRMQKLWGGFGLYAQAKGQWANQPLLTAAEFSLGGSQYGRAYDYGELVGDRGAAGALELRYTGKNPADWIDSFDVYAFYDGGFVWNEGVGRQALTSAGIGVRGSFAKGFYADMQVAKPLNHEVSTEADKDLRVLFSLGAGL
- the atpC gene encoding ATP synthase F1 subunit epsilon codes for the protein MADTIQFDLVSPTKLVASQAVEMVVVPGGEGDLGVLPGHSLLIGTVRPGVIDIHEGGKVTNRIFVAGGFVEVNPDTCTVLVEEATAVADIDKAAASQRLQDAQKALADAGDAKAKSVAEGEVKVAEAMIAAAG
- the atpD gene encoding F0F1 ATP synthase subunit beta; its protein translation is MATNSVGKVTQVLGAVVDVQFSGDLPAILNALHVKLGDRVLVLEVAQHLGENTVRTVAMDTTDGLQRGTEVTDTGDSITVPVGPETLGRIMNVIGDPVDERGPVVTKMKMPIHRSAPEFHEQSTETEILTTGIKVVDLIAPYSKGGKIGLFGGAGVGKTVLIMELINNVAKGHGGYSVFAGVGERTREGNDLYHEMIESGVIDLEGGNSKAALVYGQMNEPPGARSRVALTGLTQAEYFRDEEGQDVLLFIDNIFRFTQAGSEVSALLGRIPSAVGYQPTLATDMGALQERITSTKKGSITSVQAIYVPADDLTDPAPATSFAHLDATTVLSRQIAELGIYPAVDPLDSTSRILDPRIIGEEHYGVATSVQQTLQTYKSLQDIIAILGMDELSEEDKLTVARARKIQRFLSQPFHVAEVFTGTPGVLVPLEDTIKGFKGIVSGEYDHLPEAAFYMVGTIDEAIEKAKRMAAEAA
- a CDS encoding F0F1 ATP synthase subunit gamma, translating into MPSLKDLKIRINSVKSTQKITSAMKMVAAAKLRRAQEGAEAARPYAQRMEGMVAAIGVSIGDPTGAPRMLSGTGASDVHLLVACTADRGLCGGFNGTIVRETRNTARRLKADGKTVKIICVGKKARDLLKRDMAADIVDTFEGIGRRGVKYDEAEAVAKKVTDMFEAGEFDVCTVIFNRFQSAMTQIITKQQVIPFQLPEGGDEEKTNGPSPVYLYEPEEQEILADLLPRNLAVQLFQAFLESSASEHGARMTAMDSATRNAGDMINNLTLTYNRTRQAFITKELIEIISGAEAL
- the atpA gene encoding F0F1 ATP synthase subunit alpha, encoding MEIRAAEISAILKKQIADFGSEAEVAEVGQVLSVGDGIARVYGLDQVQAGEMVEFPGGIKGMALNLETDNVGIVIFGDDRDIKEGDTVKRTGDIVDVPVGKALLGRVVDGLGNPIDGKGEIATTERSLVEVKAPGIIPRKSVHEPVQTGLKAIDSLIPVGRGQRELIIGDRQTGKTAVIIDTILNQKSVNENAKDESEKLYCVYVAIGQKRSTVAQLVKTLEDYDAMKYSIVVAATASEPAPMQFLAPYTGCAMGEYFRDNGMHAVIFYDDLSKQAVAYRQMSLLLRRPPGREAYPGDVFYLHSRLLERAAKMNDELGAGSLTALPVIETQAGDVSAYIPTNVISITDGQIFLETELFYKGIRPAVNVGLSVSRVGSAAQTKAMKQVAGSIKLELAQYREMAAFAQFASDLDPSTQKLLARGARLTELLKQPQYSPLTVAEQVVVIFAGVKGYADKIAVGDITTYERRLLDAARDKGADLLATITKEKALSDDTTEKLSKFLDDFTKSFAA
- a CDS encoding F0F1 ATP synthase subunit delta, whose protein sequence is MSSDIAGASGLAGRYATALYELAAADKQLDTVAQDMAAIRDMVDESADLARLIRSPVIARDSQIAAMDAILTKAGISELTKHFVGVVAQNRRLFALTAMIKQFQGILAQHRGEMTAEVTSAQALSDKQRQAIEDGLKKAMGTKVAVDARVDEDLLGGLVVKIGSRMIDSSIKTKLQQLRLSMR